One window of the Candidatus Rokuibacteriota bacterium genome contains the following:
- a CDS encoding fumarylacetoacetate hydrolase family protein encodes MAIPLGPAVERLTHSRATHQAIAPFSESGDLSTDEGYRIQDALRAALEARGERSIGWKVAFTSQTARETFNAHEPASAFLLAAGVFSSGDEVPTARFVQLAVEAEIAFLLKSDLRGPGVTPASAFLAVEGAMPALELIDIRFTGAPRAADLIADGLYANGIVLGRPLTPVPGLDLALEGMVAEVNGRVVATNTAAEVMGNPLNSLAWLANHLAQRGVGLKAGELVMSGSISKLLRPKAGDHVRAAFTRLGSVAARFA; translated from the coding sequence ATGGCCATCCCCCTCGGGCCGGCCGTCGAACGGCTGACCCATTCCCGCGCCACCCACCAGGCGATCGCCCCCTTCTCCGAGAGCGGAGACCTCTCGACCGACGAAGGCTACCGGATCCAGGATGCCCTCCGGGCGGCCCTCGAAGCCCGCGGGGAGCGGAGCATCGGCTGGAAGGTCGCCTTCACGAGCCAGACCGCCCGGGAGACCTTCAACGCGCACGAGCCGGCCTCCGCGTTCCTCCTGGCGGCAGGGGTCTTCTCGAGCGGCGACGAGGTGCCGACGGCGCGCTTCGTCCAGCTCGCCGTCGAGGCGGAGATCGCCTTCCTCCTGAAGTCCGATCTCCGGGGCCCCGGGGTGACGCCGGCCTCGGCCTTCCTTGCTGTCGAGGGCGCGATGCCGGCCCTCGAGCTGATCGACATCCGGTTCACCGGCGCGCCGCGCGCGGCCGACCTGATCGCCGACGGCCTCTACGCCAACGGCATCGTCCTGGGACGGCCGTTGACGCCCGTGCCCGGACTGGACCTGGCCCTCGAGGGGATGGTCGCCGAGGTGAACGGTCGCGTGGTCGCCACCAACACCGCCGCCGAGGTCATGGGGAACCCGCTGAACTCCCTGGCCTGGCTCGCCAACCACCTGGCCCAGCGGGGCGTGGGGCTGAAGGCGGGGGAGCTGGTGATGAGCGGCTCGATCTCGAAGCTCCTCCGACCGAAGGCCGGCGATCACGTGCGCGCCGCCTTCACCCGCCTCGGTTCAGTCGCGGCCCGCTTTGCCTGA